In Nymphaea colorata isolate Beijing-Zhang1983 chromosome 10, ASM883128v2, whole genome shotgun sequence, the genomic stretch TTTACAGCTTTTAATGTAAAGCAACTCGAAAAACAAATATCATTAATTCATTGTGATCTATATTTATGGTCACCGCGATCGGTTTTGATGATATATGGATGGTCATTATTATTAAGACATGCGTCGCTctttctgaaagaaaagaatgcaTAATCTTTCTAGTTGCTGCATGCCTTTTCATAACCAAGCttgcaaaacaaataaaaaagagctTAAGTGCAGCAAGTGGGCGATATTTATATGGTGCATCGTCTTCCTCTATTGTCTCCTTCTCAACTGACTCAGATATTGCAAGAGATGCAGGCGACATCAATACGACGTACGTAAGGGCCTCACTTTCAATCGTATCAACTTGCACTTGGAAGCCTGGCTCTTTCAATTATTGCCTGGCTCttccaattcatttttttgtttcttttcttctaattaAACAACATTTCATGCACTAGCTGAAGATCTTTGATTGGCATCTGTTGTTATCAGCAAAAAGTGCGTACTTGAGGTAATGGATTCAGGCCGCCAACAGGTTTTTGGTCATTCACCATACTAAAATCTTCGAGAATTTATAAGAGTTAGCTAAATAATTAGTTATTCTGGttcttaacctttttttttctgcacaaACAGATGGAATTAATCGGCTAAATTAGGAGCCGAGCTTGGTTAGGAGTAGGCCGGTTTATTACAATAGGCATATAGGCCGCGTCTTGATCCTAGGTGATCTGAAAGCCCTTCATATCTCATATTTTGCATGTAGAATCTCAGGTCCAAGGGCTTTCAATTGAAAAGAGATCTACAAATCATGCAATTAAAATACATGGATTCAGAAGCTGTGATGCAGTGGGTTTTTGGGTTTTTGCCAATTGACCGCTGCGCCCTTATAGATCACAAAATATTGCAAAAGTAgtcgcttttttttttcaaacaaaataaatattagttGTTCTTGTTATTAAGAATATTCCGTAGTTGAAACCCTGGGTTCGCAGCCTTCGTTCTGATGTGCAGATGGTATTATGTAAAGGTTTCAAAACGAATGATCAGCGCCTTAGCGGTTCTAATTAAGCAACAATTAAAGCATGATTTCATGTTGATGATTCTTACAGTTCTTTTGTTGCAGTTAATTAAGTATGTCAATATAATGATTTTTCAATTAGAGTTTGACGTCACATAAATACTGTTGAGGAAATTGTATTTTACGAAGACGAAGCATGTTCAAATGATTTGAGTTTCTTGTCACCCGGCAGAAGGCCGAAGCCTCCACCAAACTGTTTATCCTCTTAAGGTTTAGGGTCTGCTTTCGATGTTTCGAGGTGCCTGCTGCTCCCACCGTACTTTAGCTTACACATCGGTGATCCATGTTTTGTAGCACAGAGAGTTGATGCTACGAGGACTTGAAACGAGAATCAGCCATCTACAGACGTCCACCTCAACCATTGCGTCAGCTCCTTTGGGGATAATGGTTGTCAACTGTACAAGGTAAAGACAATGTAACGTATTCCGCGATGTGGTCTGCAtggaagatttttctttttttcttttttaatgatcTGAGCACCGACCTTAGATCTTTAGTTGGTAGAAGACCATGATTAAGAAGGTGTTTGGTTATCTCCAAGCTAGTGTGATAATAAATGGATTTGATAAGAACAACATGGTGtttttaaaacatatatatatgtttcaagaataccaTATGAACTAATCTGATGTGATCATGTCCAGCATTAATTTGGTCGTTCAACTTAGGAATGACATCAACCATTACATCATATTTTCTAGAACGAACACATGTGGTTCTTTAATAATATGTTCCACTACCATAGTCTCCTTCTTAAGAGCGCCCTATTAGGTCTTCAGACATTGAAATTTATGAATTTGAGTTGGGACTTGTTTGGTCCAGTGTTGGCATAACTGAATATATTGAATTCCAGGCTATTGATTCGGTTATTTGGTTGATTTTAGTGACTCAATCGGATCATGACTCGTGCAAAACTATGGTTCTGAAACATTAATCGAAACTCAAATCCAAATAGGAGTCGGATCTCATGGTACTATTGTGATTCCAGATCCAATTACTGCATGCCCTTTTGCTGCTGGACTGCCGGAAATTAGTGGATGAGATCCGGTCCTTTTCATGCGGGAAAGGTGAAACGTACCGTGTGCTTAGATCTGACAATGACAGGAACCGGGTTAAATTATTTCCAACTCAGATCTGAATAGACGTTGCCGGATTTATTCATGGCACAACTTGGACTCCAATAATGCCCACTGCCCAAATCCTAGAAAATTCGCCTTATTAGTTCCAATTCTTAAAACATTTATGGGGCCGCCAGTTCAGTTAGAAGAACCATGtcattttcattcataataTGTTCAACTTCTAATATCTGAATTACTAATAAAGTATTCAATCTAAGTGTAGCCTGTAGACTGCACTCTCCCTCTGGGGAAAAACTTTATCTGCAGCTAGGAAGGTTATAGTTCAAACTTCATTGCCTTCTCAGAAATTTGAGTTTCTGTATCAATATTGTAATCCCCCTTCTAGGGAAAACTTTGTCTGCAGCTTGGAAGGCTAGAGTTCAAATTTCATTGCCTTATCAAAAACTTTCGTTTTATGTATCGATTTTGTGATATACTGCAAGggcattaatatgtaaatggaaaaaattaccatgaagtattaatataaaaatagcAATCTtttgggcttgtgtgggcatttgcccacacaGTGGCTACACTGCCCTCCGCCCCTGCCCCTGATACTGACAGGGGCAGCACCTTTGTATTGGAAGAAGTCATTTGCATTGACATTCACATTTTCAGTTGAGTTCATGCCATCGACTTATTATAAGCTTGGCATTATATGTATTCTGCCCGTGAGGTACATGGTACGCATATTCCTTTTTGAGTTTCCTtaaacaaaaccttttttttttttttttttatcgatatTTGAGGCACTTGAACAAAAGTTTGGcttttatatttacaatttaATGTACATAATTTAATTTGATTGAAACTAAATGATCCTTATCAAAGTCTAGTATATGAGAATCCGGCGTCTTAGGCCAGGTCGAGAACAAACAACTAACAAGTACCTCCCAAATAGattatcaatgtttttttttgtgtaatcTAACTTtataaagtttatttttaaaaattaattggcGAGAAACATATATTACATCAGTTTTTCAAGTTTAGAGGCATTTGTTTACTCATCAAAAAAATTCATGGCTCCTATAATATGACTCGTAGGAGTTGAACTGGGGCTGCCTTAATGATTGCTGGGAGCCAAATATTTTATCTAAATGatcaagatttaaaaaaatacaatataGATACTAAATTATCTCCAGCCCCTCAAGTTATGGCTCAAATTTGTTACTAGGAATTTGAAGATGATTGAAACTTGGATGAAGTTGTCAATATTTGAGTTGAGCAAACAAAAACATGCCTAATATTAAAATGGGTAAACCATATGGGTGTTGTGTTTCATGGACAAGATTAAAAATATAACAAAcgtaaaaattatatatatatatatatatatatatatttctttttaaaatcaatATCATAAACTGTAAAATGATGGTCATTCGTTTTAAATTATTATGTgatattattatttattcataaaaaacacattctTGAGTTAATTACACAAGGCCGAAACTTCAATCTAACTCAAGTAAAAAAAAGTATCAAACACTTTCTGTTGAGCGCGTCTGCGGCTTTCTTCCGGTTCTCAGTTACGGAACTTAGAGAGTGGTATTGTATTTATGGTTGTTTTAATAGATCACCTAAAAAGATTGAATATATTAACCGTCACAACTGAAAGAGCTTCCAAAAATAATAAGAAGCATTCTGTAATATGATTTAGAACTCTGGACCCTTTTTCgcaaaaaatccccaaaatggaAGCGCGAAAAAGCGTACCCGCCCAAGCCCGGAGGTGCGTTTAGGCTTCTTTTTGAATTACATATATACCCACAGTTATTCCGCTAATTCTTTGCAGGAGAGCGGTATCGTCTTCGAGATTTAGTTAAGCGAGAGGATGTTATAGTAGTTTACTCCAGGACGACGAACCTCCATATTCCGTTTACCCCGAGAAAGAAAGCCACGATatcccattttcttttcttctcttctcacgGGGTGACGCCGTCGACGGAACGCTTTCCTCCTTCTGCCTTCGGCGGAAACCCTAAAGTGAATCacagaagcaaaaagagaagcTCAGATTCGATCGTATTGATCAAAATTCGATAGGTGAAAACGCTGATCTTTCCATCTTCCTCCCCCTACcttattctttctctctatctcgcGAATCTTTGTTGAATTATTCGCGTCGCGCTGAAAGGGAGAGAGATCCAATTGTAGTTCTTAAATTAGGTGATCTGGCTCATATGTTTAGGGAAATGTGGGGTTTCTCTGTCGATTTGTGTCAAAATTAGGGGAATTTTGGGTCTTTTTTTCTGCTGACTTGGGTGAGGCCGAGATGGTAGAGAGGAGCGTCTGGTATAGGCTTCCTGAAGAAGTAACCGAAAGGATTTTCTCCTATCTGCCGATTGCGTCCGTGCTTCGGTGCCGGTGCGTCTGCAGATCTTGGAACTCTCTTCTGAATTCCAGGTCGTTCTTGGAGTTGTGGGGGAGAGTCTCGCCTCGGgatttcttcttcctcgtctACCACAATTCCCAGTTGGTTGCTGCCTATTCTCCGAGCTCCGGGCGGTGGAACAACCTTCCGATATTTGATCGTTGTTCTCTAGATCCCGGGCGAGTTCTCCTTCTTGCGTCCTCTGGCGGCCTTCTGTGCTTTAGGAATAGGAATTCTGATTATCCCACGTTGATTGTGTGTAACCCTGTCACTGGGACCAGTAGGGTCCTGCCTGAGATGCTTCGCGTCCGTTACATCGATATAGTGGGGATGGTTGCGGACAAAGCGAGCAATTCCTACAGAGTTCTTGTAACCGGGACTACTGAACCAACTTCTAATGAGAGCATCACTGAGGTTTATGATTCCAGAGTAGAGGGCTGGATCCACCACGGCTTTTCCAAGCTGGATTTCTTGCAAGTCTGGTATGAAGTCCATGCAATTTGGCAGAACGGATCTTTCTATTGCTTGGCTACTCCGGTGAACACTGCTCGTGGCTATCGGTTTATTTGTTATAATTTGGAGAGAAGGCAGTGGTTGGATCTCAATGTTAAGATGCCATCCAGCGATATAAGGTCCCCTTCGTTGGTGGTTTGTGGAGATAAGATCCTGTTGACTGGAAAGATTGTTGTGGATTACTTCATAAGAAGCATATGCATTTGGGAGCTTAACTGGGGCAACCTAAAGTGGGTCAGGGTGGGAGAGATGCCTGAAGATGAGCTGACCAAGATTATGTCTCCATACTCAGTGTTGCTTCAATGTCAAGGTCTGAATGATCTCATGTGCTTTAGCACCCATAGGGGTTGGCAGTCGATAATGTATGATTTGTCAGAGAGGAGGTGGCAATGGTTACCTGAGAATGATGCGTATGAAAAGAATCATACGGTGGCTATGGGGAGAAACAGTCTTATTGGTTTGCCATATGAGCCTAGCTTGTCTGCAAAAGTTTGAATTATCGTCAAATGAGTACACAGCCTAAACTCCTTTATCTTTGCGCCAGTGTTATTGTGACTAGCTCTGCGAGAAAACTTTCTAAACTTTTAGTTGCATGTCTTTTTTCCATTGACTATTTATGTTATTATAAACTTATGAAGTTACTGTTTTTTCCcctaaaaagtaatttttttgtgtaCTTCAATATTCTATAATCtattaactatttttttctcatgataGAAACATGTAATTTCTTTCATGCTAGAATTCTTTTGCGGTATAATGAAAGTGTTAACCATATTGTCTGACCAATACCTATTGCTAGCTCTCTATCTTATAACATGCGTCATTTTGGTATAAGTGGTAAACGtcattgtgtttttttttctaacttcTATAATTCTATTACACAGATTCTACTATTCTAACTCCAAGATTTGAAGTTAATGTATCTGGtattgttgtttgatttttctgaTTAATGAAATTCTCCATCTGAGCTTATGCATATCTCTGATTATCTTTGGTAGGTGTGCTGCATTTAGTTATGTTCGTTGCTGCATAATGGCTTCATTCAACAaccctttctttttattctacCAGTAGTACCACATACCTTTGTTTAAAGAAGCCTCAAGATAAAGTACAATAATGTCTTCTAATTCCACCAGCTGCACAGGCTCCCAGGGCAATCTTTCCATTATATTTTATGCATCAGTTCAGCTTGCTGCCGATCTTGCCCCTAACTTTTCACTGTCTCTTTTCTGTCATTCCAAGTGTGATGGCAttaacattatttttaaatctttttaaaaCTATCATACTGGAAAATTGTGTCAATACTTCATTTAGTCtgtgacaaaaaagaaaagaaactgaatATTAGATATATTGATTTGTACCCATGTGTGCACCATGTACTTTTGACTTTCTGAAACCGCAAGCTGATTTTAGCATTTGCGGATTTTCTgagaccttaaattcatggtctGTGGCTCTTATTATGCTTTCTCCTTTCCCAAAGTCCTTCACATCTGACCTGCTATGTTGGGGCCTCCCAGTCGTTCAGAATTTCAGAGTGTCAGGGTTTATGCACTTCATCTTCATATGAGTCgagaagttttttattttttgaatggaGGCAATTATCTGCTACAAGATTTTTATGAGAGATGATTGTTATATTTTAGAAAGTTAAGAAACATCAATATGGAGTGAAGAAAACTCTACTAGGAGAAAGCAAGATCTCTTTGACTATTTGTTCTCAACATTCTGGTAAGATGTGGCTTTATGATGACATGTGTCATTATGAGTAACATAACCACAGTCAGCACATGCTGATGCTACCGTTTTGGAAGTTAAAACAACTTAATTATTCATCAGCATGATGTATTATTAACTTAAGTTGTCCTAGCAATCTAGTTCCAGTATGGCACAAGATCTAGTATGATGACATATGTCACATGCTTTTTGGGCATGAAGCAGATTCCAAAAAGCTTACGCAGACACAAAAACACAACCAGCGAGGGATAGTCTGTGAAATATGTGTGGTGATTATATGTCATTTGATCAAACTTCAAAGTGATTGATGGTTCTCAAGGTCCCATGTGCAAAACCATTTTTTGGTAAAGATAGTCGACAACTAGGATTCTGACTTTTAAAGTAGCATTTTGTGTGACACCTAACTATTAATCAATAATAATTCATAATTGTTACATAATCTCATATTTTCTTAATGCACATAATATTAGGGTATACACATGCATCATagtcataaatgataaatatgTACACTACTTTCAAAATATGACAAGGGCAGTCCCATATGCAAGTGAAAGAATGGAAACATCGCTctattttttgtgaatttttgtcaaaaagtaatttttaaattttttacgttttaatttattttaacattttcagtattaattttagtttttatcGATGTTTCTGTAGGAAATTAGTGGAAATTTTATATTGTCTCTACCATCcttgaaatattattttatttttttaattgcatgatcttcttgagaaaaataaatttctcagtTGATACCCGATAAAAACCTCGTGGATAGAAAACTGAAAGCTGTATTTGTAATTGTTGACCATGATATATAACTTGACTTTTCCCCAAGCAAAATAAACTTCTGATTAATACCCAAGGAATGCTttgcagagagagagactgaagAACAATATTTATGACACGATATATATTATTTGTGGGTTTGGTCAACCAATTCAAGGATGAGCCCAGACAACCTAAATTTGTAGGTTTGGGGAGAAGACTGCTGATATCCTTTGCATATGTTGGATGTTATTACTCTGCAATTTGGAATCAATCTAACAATTTAAAACCCTCATATAAGTCATTCATGCATTgtgttttgacaatttttttttcctggaccCCTAGTTTGTGGGTTGTTGGAGCTCATTTCTGGAATCTGATCAGAAAAAGTCTGCCCACCTTAGAAACCATCAACCCAGTTGATCAGACCGATCATAATCTCCATATTTACTTCTTatgtgcatatgtatatatatgtaaatacatACGTATGTATGGATTATGTTTCCAACTTTATCAATCCCCCACCAGCTGTTTGCCTGCTCGTCCATTTCTCGGGAAGCTTTTCGAACTGTATAGATGGATGCACAATGTCCAAATCTATCTgcataaagaaaacatagaaaaccTGTTAACCATCATTTGTCAACTACTGCGTTGCAAAATGCGTCCATTTAATTGCTGTCAATTTTATCTTTGGAGGCAACCATCTAGGGtactcttcttttcttctgctaAGTATAGATAAATGTAGCCTGTTGAGCTGTTTATACTTTATCTTTATCCCTTGGAAACGGTTGATGGCTGAAGGCTGATACAGTTTGCTGTGGTACTTCATGTGATTGGTCAATCTCTCTCAAGTCATGGCAGAAAATGGTCACTACTCTGTCGGCCAAGATTAGCCATTCTGGTGCTAATGGTTACTTCTCTTCCTGTCTTTGTGTGTGAATGACTTGGTGAACGAGTTGTAGACTGGAACTTCTTTCTCATTGATCATTAGTCTCTGATTGGGAGCTATATAGGAGATAGAAATGGCGATGGAACTGAAAAGATGACAGTGAATTAGTAAGGGGGGAGACCAGGGGCTGTACCAGGCTACCAGCACTTGTCTCCTGTTCCATCTCTGATACATCCACTTCCTGATTCTTTCATCTCTGTTCCTATATCTAACTCCAATGAACCTAAAATTGATGATACTTACAAAGATTGGGTTTGTTGTAAGACTATCTTTTGAAGTTGTTAGAGAATCTTTTGAGCCTGTTTCTTCTCGTGCACTAATTCACACATGTTGCTTTGCTTTCTTAACCAGGAGACACGCACACTTGTTGGTCTGCACTGTTATGTAAAGGCTGTCAGCTGCATGAGATTGTTCCAACTGCTGCGAGTCATGCTTGATCAGTTGATGCGTGTTCATGGTTGTGTGAGATCAAGATTTGTATTCTGTTCGGGTGGTATGACCGGAAACAGGCCGTCTCAGAGGTTTCTCATTCCATTGTGTAGGGGTTAATGTAAATGTGACCTTAAAAAATGGTTAATGTACAAAATTTCTCCCATTTGCATGCAATTGTAATTGGGTCTCAAAGTTTACTTGTGCATGTTTTACAATGTGGTTCAGTTCTAAATTTGCTTATAAATATTCGTGGTCATGATTGATGTAGGAACCATGAGATTCTGAATTTTGCTGCCTTGAGCGGCTCAAGTGTTTTCCTTCACGATCATATCCGGTGCAACGCTGCTGGGGATAGGGTCCCTTCCCTTCGCTGTCATATCACTGTCGCTTGATCTGACAAGGGATCTGTTCTTTTCGTTCTGGAAGTACATAGAATCACCTTTGAAGGTACAATCTAAGTTCCTTTGCAGGGGATATCAATTTGACGTCAAATATAACCATGTGGTCCGCATGAAATCCCGATTTAATACGACTCATACTTGGCTTGAGCATTCTCCCCCTTGTAGGTTTTCTAGAAGAAGCTGTTTTTCATGTCAAACGCCAGCCATAGTGACCTTGTTGAGACCCTGTTGGGGGATTTTCTCCCCCCGTAGCCGTTTTCTTGGGTAATATTTGGCGAATGGTCGATTGTCTCTTCTTTTAGCTATGTCCccttgtttctttcttaatttttttttcttcaaaaaagtcaAATACAAACTAAGGGCACTTTAAATTGaagttgaatctccttctaaaGTTTTTCTAAGGGAAACGTAGCTCAAAACCTTCTTGGGAACGGTAGTGAAATTCTTGAAGTTCTGTTCACTGGAAAGTCTTTTAGTTCTCCACGATCTCATGTTGCATGCATTTGGGTTGAGCTTATGGAATGAGTGCAGACCATATTATGTGTATCTGAATTGCTGTGAAAATCGACCTGAATTAAGTTGCATTGGCTAATTCAGATTAATTCGGCAGCGGCTCGATTGTAGTTAATGTCACAAGTCAAGTTGCGCGGGTGGCCAATGCACCTTGAGTTGGCAACTCTTGTTGTCTTCTTATCCTTTTTCCTGATGAAAGTTCAACCCCCTGCggggtttttttgttttttgttatatatacatatttccGGATGAGTTTTTGGAAGTTCTTCCCCTTTTCTGACTTTTACGTCTTCCTAATCTTTTTACTTGAGGACATAATGCCAAGAAAACCAATTTGCATAACCTTTTTGCCTACCTATTTGattcaaaaactgattttgaTAAAATCGGCCAGCTATAATCTCAATGCTCTCCTTACTACTTTGATCTTTTCAGGCCTTCCCTCCATCTGAATAATTAGACCTGCTTGTACTTTACCCCCCAGTGACCCGGGCTTGAAGTCAACACATGCCTGGTTTACATTTGGACTTCGAGGTTCTGATTTTAAATGGCTAGGTGGACAGTAAGGACGTGAATGGTTTGGTTTTCTTAGATAACTTTATTGGAATAATGCTCTCTCGAAAATGATTGTGCCTTCTCGCCCATTAATCAAATGGTAAACCTGGTGCTAAATCGTTAAGGTAGcagcataatttttttttttgctttttgctttttctttttatttttgtttgtttgtttttttttttttggtgagcaGGAGAGAATCACACCACCTTAGCGAAAAGATCAAGCCCCCCTCTTTTATTCCCTTCCCTTTGAGATCCAAAATTGTTTTAGGAAGCGAGTGGTTTTGCAGTATACCTTTCAACTCAGTGTCATACATGCTACTATTTGCAGTTAAAAGACAGTTCAAAAAACTAACACCCACAAAATTTGAACTGAAGATGCGTAAAAAACTGATAGCTCCTCCCCTTTCTTAAGAGTATAGTGGGAGGAGCAATGTTCGTGTTATTTGAACCATCAGTCTATTACTGCCCCTCCCATCTGCTCTTCCCAGATCAAACCCTTTGGATGTGTACTttctaaaaattaataaatttcgTCGTCTATTTTGTATTTGTCTTCTCTTGAGTTCGATTtctatttattcattttaatctttaCGTGGATAAGAAAAACTGTATGTCAATCTTGATTTTATGGGTTTAGCAGTGAATCAAGGACAAACCCAGCACTTCCACCGCACCGAGATGAGACATTTGTAAAATCTCCAATCAAGGCCATCCCGGACCAACCAAACTCCTCTCAAACCCGTGAAAGATGACCACAACGATCTCTCTCTGCTTACATTGAACCCTGACCTGAGTTCCACTTACTAATCCTTATTTTTACAATATAaagtttttgaagttttcattttttggacGACCTTCTGCCtataatgttgaaaaaaaacaaacaatttgTATGATTTTCCTACTGAAGgccatatttttcataaaaactatcAACTAAGGGCAGAAAGTGAATTTCTGTTGACTTGAAAAATAGGAAACTGCAACAATCTGTTCTTCAATCTTAACCTCTACTACTGATTACAATTTTGTCATTCTATCCTCATGCTGACCAGCATCTCCAT encodes the following:
- the LOC116262328 gene encoding F-box/kelch-repeat protein At5g15710-like; the encoded protein is MVERSVWYRLPEEVTERIFSYLPIASVLRCRCVCRSWNSLLNSRSFLELWGRVSPRDFFFLVYHNSQLVAAYSPSSGRWNNLPIFDRCSLDPGRVLLLASSGGLLCFRNRNSDYPTLIVCNPVTGTSRVLPEMLRVRYIDIVGMVADKASNSYRVLVTGTTEPTSNESITEVYDSRVEGWIHHGFSKLDFLQVWYEVHAIWQNGSFYCLATPVNTARGYRFICYNLERRQWLDLNVKMPSSDIRSPSLVVCGDKILLTGKIVVDYFIRSICIWELNWGNLKWVRVGEMPEDELTKIMSPYSVLLQCQGLNDLMCFSTHRGWQSIMYDLSERRWQWLPENDAYEKNHTVAMGRNSLIGLPYEPSLSAKV